The following proteins are encoded in a genomic region of Coffea eugenioides isolate CCC68of chromosome 6, Ceug_1.0, whole genome shotgun sequence:
- the LOC113774815 gene encoding endoribonuclease Dicer homolog 2-like has product MVVEDNVEALKQCDQAYEEEQMHYVPSELVGCPGNDSEILYHCYLIALQPDFSRGTMPHDILLATRARLEFDDETLTFELDVDRGNLKIRMKYVRHIKLTSEEVLLCQKFQVTLLRLLLDHNQNKLQEALSGLNQNSQRDVFDYLLIPSTGPHENPSIDWTCVSSVLFPQENISDKHMDCCSNRVQGRYVHTVNGLICSCTLQNSLVVTPHDGIMYCTTGILDDLNSNSLLKRKKKWHGITLRFVGEPFLSGQHLFTVQNYLLGCRNQKTKGSRNAPVDLPPELCEVIMSPISSASILSFSYAPSIMHRIESFLIAGNLKRMLVDHCTQNDIIPTIKVVEAITTKNCQENLNLTPLATLGDSFLKCAVSQQLFKRHQNHNIGLLTEDRKKIISNKALCKLGCHKKIPGFIRIDRFDPKTWIIPGDNSRTYTLEKEQLSPSRTIYDRKKRMIEMKTVADVIEALIGVFLCSTSEIAALAFMEWLGIEVDSIYVPYIRPLPANPGEVVDLRFFETLLNQYSFHDASLLVEALTHGSYKRPENPRCYKRLEFLGDAVLDYLITMHLHNEHPNLSSRLLTDLRSASVNNDCYARAAIKAGLHQHILLHDSQHLKPRILAIVKNFKQSSQDSTSGWESEPVIKILADIIESLAGAIYVDSGYDKEVVFQSIKPLLEPLVTPETLKLQPGRELKELCEKENFVKKEEDGKLEVNANGAIYVCGLTAANKKTAEKIASMRILEMLKKNYDAGESHIQPRLSCDIRQVR; this is encoded by the exons atgGTAGTTGAGGACAACGTAGAGGCTCTAAAGCAGT GTGATCAAGCATATGAGGAGGAACAGATGCACTATGTCCCTTCGGAATTGGTTGGTTGTCCTGGGAATGATTCTGAGATATTGTATCATTGCTACCTAATTGCTCTTCAGCCTGATTTTAGTCGTGGTACAATGCCTCACGATATTTTGCTTGCTACAAGAGCTAGGCTTGAATTTGATGATGAGACATTGACTTTTGAGTTAGATGTTGACAGAGGCAACTTAAAGATACGAATGAAATATGTTAGACATATTAAACTAACGTCTGAAGAG GTTCTTCTTTGCCAGAAGTTTCAAGTTACACTTTTAAGGCTACTCCTTGATCACAATCAGAATAAGCTGCAGGAAGCATTGAGTGGATTAAATCAAAACAGTCAACGTGACGTCTTTGATTATCTTCTGATTCCATCTACAGGCCCGCATGAAAATCCATCAATTGATTGGACGTGTGTTAGTTCGGTTCTATTTCCTCAGGAAAACATTTCAGATAAGCATATGGATTGTTGTTCTAACAGAGTTCAAGGTCGCTACGTGCACACAGTCAATGGATTGATCTGCAGCTGCACATTGCAGAATTCTTTGGTAGTGACTCCTCATGATGGTATCATGTATTGCACTACTGGcattttggatgatttgaaCAGCAATTCATTGCTAAAGcggaaaaaaaaatg GCATGGGATCACATTGCGCTTCGTGGGAGAACCATTTCTTAGTGGACAGCATCTGTTTACGGTGCAGAACTATCTTCTGGGATGTagaaatcaaaagacaaaag GCTCAAGAAATGCACCAGTTGATTTGCCTCCAGAACTTTGTGAAGTGATCATGTCTCCTATATCCAGTGCCTCAATTCTCTCCTTCTCATATGCTCCATCTATCATGCACCGGATAGAGTCCTTCTTAATAGCTGGCAACTTGAAAAGAATGCTCGTGGACCACTGCACGCAAAATGATATAATTCCGACGATCAAG GTCGTGGAAGCAATTACGACTAAAAATTGTCAAGAGAATTTGAATTTGACACCATTGGCAACCCTTGGAGACTCCTTTTTGAAATGTGCTGTGAGTCAACAACTATTCAAGAGACATCAAAATCACAACATAGGTCTTCTTACGGAGGACAGGAAAAAAATTATCTCCAACAAAGCACTATGCAAGCTAGGATGCCATAAGAAGATACCG GGCTTTATCCGCATTGATCGTTTTGATCCTAAAACATGGATCATACCTGGTGATAACTCTAGAACCTACACACTGGAGAAAGAGCAGCTTTCACCTAGCAGAACTATTTATGACAGGAAGAAGAGGATGATTGAAATGAAGACCGTTGCTGATGTAATTGAGGCCCTCATTGGTGTATTCCTTTGCTCTACCAGTGAAATAGCAGCCTTAGCGTTTATGGAGTGGCTCGGTATTGAAGTTGACTCTATTTATGTGCCTTACATAAGGCCACTCCCTGCAAATCCAGGGGAGGTGGTCGATCTCAGATTTTTCGAGACGCTATTGAATCAATACTCATTCCATGATGCTTCTCTCCTTGTTGAAGCACTTACTCATGGTTCATACAAGCGACCTGAGAACCCCAGATGCTATAAG CGTCTAGAATTTCTTGGGGATGCGGTGCTGGATTATCTCATCACCATGCACCTCCATAATGAGCATCCCAATTTGTCTTCTCGATTATTAACAGATTTAAGGTCAGCTTCTGTGAACAATGACTGCTATGCACGAGCTGCAATTAAAGCTGGACTTCATCAGCACATTCTACTACACGATTCACAACACCTGAAGCCGCGCATTCTCGCTATTGTTAAAAATTTTAAGCAATCATCACAAGACTCGACTTCTGGGTGGGAGTCAGAGCCGGTAATCAAG ATTCTTGCAGATATTATAGAATCTCTTGCCGGGGCTATATACGTTGATTCTGGATATGACAAAGAGGTTGTATTTCAAAGCATAAAGCCACTTCTTGAGCCTCTGGTTACCCCTGAGACACTAAAGCTACAACCTGGGAGGGAACTGAAGGAATTGTGTGAGAAGGAGAACTTTGTCAAGAAGGAGGAGGATGGCAAGCTTGAGGTTAATGCAAATGGTGCCATTTATGTTTGTGGACTAACTGCAGCAAACAAGAAGACAGCAGAAAAAATAGCATCCATGAGAATTCTGGAGATGCTAAAGAAAAATTATGACGCCGGGGAGAGCCACATACAACCTCGCCTGTCTTGTGATATCAGACAAGTCAGATAG
- the LOC113775713 gene encoding putative SWI/SNF-related matrix-associated actin-dependent regulator of chromatin subfamily A member 3-like 1, producing MTAAIDPVDEFLNLDAWPLSPEEDYSSSGNDSGDQRHSHHRGLPFSQSSISSSSSSSSPHSPGESYMVGFLIVNVVGIQYYNGTINGREMVGLVREPLNAYDENAIKVLNTRSVQVGHIERMAAKVLAPMIDSRLIAVEGIVPKASVRFNRYKIPCQVHIFARIEAFDAVKSNIAAAGLQLISENNASFALSEAAVVRQRRAGEGEKSVDEIFKLLDEKIGQTRALAALEPPKDVIKSELLLHQKEGLAWLVQRENCLELPPFWEERGGAYVNVLTNYMTDEKPEPLRGGIFADDMGLGKTLTLLSLIAFDKFLGPGPSSVDTGDGDVGKELELKEEEVIVVIDKRSKRQRGSKGTNTQQKRQKTEVVDAGDIKVKSKCSSDPHNSVVSRTTLIVCPPSVFSSWVNQLGEHTIPGRLKVYMYYGERTKDANVLQAYDIVLTTYTTLAAEDPWEDSPVKKIEWRRIILDEAHLIKNINALQSRAVTKLNAKRRWLVTGTPIQNHSFDLFSLMAFLRFEPLSIKNYWNNLIARPLASGDEKGISRLQVLMAAISLRRTKDKALVGLPSKSVETLLVDLSAEERDVYDKMESEARKVITHYISGDTLVRNYSTVLSILVRLRQVCNALALCPPDIRELLPSLEDVKKEPKLLEKMLSVLQEGEDFDCPICICPPRNAVITCCAHIFCQSCILKTIRRSNPSCPLCRHPLSDSDLFQAPPNLSETEDTPESSSFSSKVAVLLQLLSASRDHSPTTKSVVFSQFQKMLLLLEEPLKALGFRLLRLDGSMNAKKRAKVLKEFDVPAPEGPTILLASLKASGVGINLTAASRVYLIEPWWNPAIEEQAMDRIHRIGQKEDVKIVRLIAKETVEERILALQEQKKLLARKAFGRRVPQGQREINKEDLVTLMCL from the exons ATGACCGCTGCAATCGACCCGGTGGACGAGTTCCTCAACTTGGATGCCTGGCCCCTTTCTCCCGAGGAAGATTATAGCAGTAGCGGAAATGATTCCGGTGATCAGAGACACAGCCACCACCGCGGCCTGCCGTTTTCTCAGTCCTCaatctcctcctcctcctcctcctcctccccccACTCCCCCGGGGAGAGTTACATGGTGGGATTTTTAATCGTGAACGTGGTCGGCATTCAGTATTACAATGGGACCATCAACGGCCGGGAAATGGTGGGTCTGGTCAGAGAGCCCCTGAATGCTTACGATGAAAATGCCATTAAGGTTTTGAACACTCGGTCGGTTCAGGTCGGCCACATTGAACGGATGGCGGCAAAAGTCCTTGCCCCAATGATCGATTCCCGTCTGATCGCCGTCGAAG GTATTGTGCCGAAGGCATCAGTGAGGTTCAATAGATACAAAATTCCTTGCCAGGTTCACATTTTTGCAAGAATAGAGGCTTTTGATGCGGTGAAATCGAACATTGCAGCTGCTGGATTGCAGCTTATTTCAGAGAACAATGCATCATTTGCTTTATCTGAAGCTGCTGTGGTGAGGCAAAGAAGAGCTGGTGAAGGTGAAAAGAGTGTAGATGAGATCTTTAAGCTGTTGGATGAGAAAATTGGTCAGACCAGAGCATTGGCTGCATTGGAACCCCCTAAAGATGTGATAAAATCAGAGCTGCTTTTGCACCAAAAGGAAGGCTTAGCCTGGTTAGTTCAGAGAGAAAATTGTTTAGAATTACCTCCATTTTGGGAAGAAAGAGGTGGAGCTTATGTTAATGTATTGACTAACTACATGACAGATGAGAAGCCAGAGCCATTACGAGGTGGAATTTTTGCTGATGACATGGGACTGGGAAAAACTCTTACTTTGCTTTCCTTAATTGCATTTGACAAATTCCTTGGTCCTGGTCCTTCATCAGTTGACACTGGTGATGGAGACGTTGGAAAAGAATTGGAATTGAAAGAAGAGGAAGTTATTGTTGTTATTGATAAGCGGTCCAAAAGACAAAGAGGCAGCAAAGGCACTAATACTCAACAAAAGAGGCAGAAGACTGAGGTTGTAGATGCAGGTGACATTAAAGTAAAGTCCAAATGTAGTTCTGATCCACACAACTCTGTGGTTTCAAGAACCACCTTGATCGTTTGTCCACCATCTGTTTTTTCATCATGGGTAAACCAATTAGGAGAGCACACTATACCAGGACGCCTAAAAGTGTACATGTACTATGGAGAAAGGACGAAAGATGCTAATGTGCTACAGGCTTATGATATAGTTCTCACTACTTACACCACTTTGGCTGCTGAAGATCCATGGGAAGATTCTCCTGTGAAGAAGATAGAATGGAGGCGAATAATTCTGGATGAGGCGCATTTGATCAAGAATATAAATGCACTGCAAAGTCGTGCGGTTACAAAACTGAATGCCAAGAGAAGGTGGCTTGTCACTGGAACACCAATACAGAATCATTCGTTTGATCTATTTTCGTTAATGGCTTTTCTGAGGTTTGAGCCTTTGTCAATTAAGAACTACTGGAATAATTTGATAGCACGCCCACTTGCTTCAGGAGATGAGAAAGGCATCTCGCGTCTTCAG gTTCTTATGGCAGCCATATCTTTGAGGAGGACAAAGGACAAGGCATTGGTTGGTTTGCCATCAAAATCTGTGGAGACGCTTCTTGTGGATCTCTCAGCTGAAGAACGGGATGTTTATGACAAGATGGAATCTGAAGCCAGGAAAGTTATTACGCATTATATCAGCGGTGACACTTTAGTTAGAAACTATTCAACAGTACTCAGCATACTTGTACGACTTCGGCAGGTTTGCAATGCTTTGGCCTTGTGCCCTCCAGATATCAGAGAGTTACTTCCTTCACTTGAAG ATGTAAAAAAAGAACCCAAATTGCTGGAAAAGATGCTTTCTGTGCTGCAAGAGGGTGAAGATTTTGACTGCCCAATCTGTATTTGCCCACCACGTAATGCAGTTATTACTTGTTGTGCTCATATCTTCTGCCAATCGTGCATCCTCAAGACCATCAGACGTTCAAACCCATCTTGTCCACTGTGCCGCCATCCACTATCTGATTCGGACCTCTTCCAAGCCCCTCCAAATCTTTCTGAGACAGAAGATACTCCAGAGTCTTCCAGTTTTTCATCCAAGGTTGCTGTTCTTTTACAGCTTCTTTCTGCATCCAGGGATCACAGCCCAACAACAAAATCAGTGGTCTTTTCACAGTTTCAGAAAATGTTGCTCCTTCTTGAAGAGCCACTAAAAGCACTAGGATTCCGGCTATTGAGATTAGATGGCTCGATGAATGCCAAAAAGAGAGCAAAAGTATTAAAAGAGTTCGATGTACCAGCACCTGAAGGACCGACAATCTTGCTTGCCAGTCTGAAAGCTTCTGGAGTTGGAATTAATCTTACTGCTGCTTCTAGGGTTTACTTGATAGAGCCGTGGTGGAATCCAGCAATTGAAGAACAGGCAATGGATCGAATCCACCGAATTGGACAGAAAGAAGACGTGAAGATTGTGAGGTTGATTGCTAAGGAAACCGTTGAAGAAAGAATATTAGCATTACAAGAGCAAAAGAAACTGCTCGCAAGGAAAGCTTTTGGTAGGAGGGTTCCTCAAGGCCAAAGGGAGATCAACAAAGAAGATCTCGTGACCTTGATGTGCTTGTGA